From a region of the Mycobacterium intracellulare ATCC 13950 genome:
- a CDS encoding SDR family NAD(P)-dependent oxidoreductase, translating into MDRFADRRVIVTGAGSGIGQATVARLLDEGATVVAYDVSADGLARTAAAADEAGTAKRLTTAVLDISVEDDVVAAVDAAVADLGGLEVLVNVAAVQTCSHTHKTTLADWNRTLAVNLTGTFLMTRQALPALLESGRGVVVNFTSTAASFAHPYMAAYAASKGGILSFTHSLALEYSKQGLRAVNIQPGGISTALANSTLEKMPDGYDLGLWAKQTPLLHGADSEILGDASAVAAVIAMVASDDGAFVTGTEIRVDGGAHA; encoded by the coding sequence GTGGATCGTTTCGCCGATCGGCGCGTCATCGTCACCGGTGCCGGCTCCGGCATCGGACAGGCCACCGTGGCCCGGCTGCTCGACGAGGGGGCCACCGTCGTGGCCTACGACGTCTCGGCGGACGGGCTGGCGCGCACGGCGGCCGCCGCCGACGAGGCCGGCACGGCCAAGCGACTGACCACCGCGGTGCTCGATATCTCCGTCGAGGACGATGTCGTTGCCGCCGTCGATGCCGCGGTGGCCGACCTGGGCGGCCTCGAGGTACTGGTCAATGTTGCTGCGGTGCAGACCTGTTCGCACACTCACAAGACCACGCTGGCCGACTGGAACCGGACGCTGGCGGTCAATCTGACCGGCACCTTTCTGATGACGCGCCAGGCGCTACCGGCGCTGCTCGAATCCGGCCGAGGTGTCGTCGTCAACTTCACCTCGACCGCCGCGTCGTTCGCCCACCCCTACATGGCCGCGTATGCCGCCAGCAAGGGCGGCATCTTGAGTTTCACCCATTCGCTGGCGCTGGAGTACTCCAAGCAAGGGCTGCGCGCGGTCAACATCCAGCCCGGCGGGATCTCGACGGCGCTGGCCAACAGCACGCTCGAGAAAATGCCCGACGGCTATGACCTGGGCCTGTGGGCCAAGCAGACTCCGCTGCTGCACGGTGCGGACAGCGAAATCCTTGGCGACGCAAGCGCGGTCGCCGCGGTGATCGCCATGGTGGCCTCCGACGACGGGGCATTCGTCACCGGAACGGAGATTCGCGTCGACGGCGGCGCGCACGCCTGA
- a CDS encoding SDR family NAD(P)-dependent oxidoreductase has protein sequence MTVNGASRVAVVTGASRGAGRGIAAALAARDWRVYGTSRTISDAPPGVVAVRVDHGDDDAVKGLFDRVQDECGRLDLLVNNAAAISDALVSPKPFWEKPLELADVLDVGLRSSYVASWCAAPLLVAAGRGLIAFTSSPGSVCYMHGPAYGAQKAGVDKMVADMAVDFRGTGVATVSIWMGILLTEKLRAAFSADPAALAAMAEHAETPEFTGHLIHALFCDPHLEELSGQALIGAELAERYGITDEGGRRPPSHRDMLGSPRTPSSVVVR, from the coding sequence ATGACCGTGAATGGTGCATCACGCGTCGCCGTCGTGACAGGAGCCAGCCGCGGCGCCGGACGCGGTATCGCGGCCGCGCTCGCCGCCCGCGACTGGCGGGTGTATGGGACGAGCCGCACCATCAGCGACGCCCCACCCGGCGTCGTGGCCGTCCGTGTCGATCACGGGGACGACGACGCCGTCAAGGGCTTGTTCGACCGCGTGCAAGACGAGTGCGGCCGCCTCGACCTCCTGGTCAACAACGCCGCGGCCATCTCCGACGCGCTGGTCAGCCCAAAGCCCTTCTGGGAGAAGCCACTCGAGCTGGCCGATGTGCTCGATGTGGGATTGCGATCGTCCTACGTCGCGTCATGGTGCGCCGCGCCGCTGCTGGTCGCCGCCGGCCGCGGCCTGATCGCGTTCACGTCCTCGCCGGGGTCGGTGTGCTACATGCACGGTCCCGCGTACGGCGCGCAGAAGGCCGGCGTCGACAAGATGGTCGCCGACATGGCGGTGGACTTCCGGGGCACCGGGGTCGCGACGGTGTCGATCTGGATGGGCATCCTGCTGACCGAAAAGCTCCGCGCCGCTTTCAGTGCGGATCCTGCGGCGCTGGCCGCAATGGCCGAGCATGCCGAAACACCCGAATTCACCGGGCATTTGATCCACGCGTTGTTCTGCGATCCGCACCTGGAGGAGCTGAGCGGGCAGGCGCTGATCGGGGCGGAACTCGCTGAGCGTTATGGGATCACCGACGAGGGCGGCCGCCGCCCGCCGTCGCACCGGGACATGCTCGGCTCGCCCCGGACGCCGAGCAGCGTCGTGGTGCGCTAG
- a CDS encoding Rieske 2Fe-2S domain-containing protein, giving the protein MTSQTEADEIRLIEAQAAPTRFARGWHCLGLIRDFADGKPHAINAFGQKLVVFRSGDGNINVLDSYCRHMGGDLSQGEVKGDEIACPFHDWRWGGDGRCKQVPYSRRTPKLARTQAWTTLQQDGMLFVWNDPERKPPPPDVTIPRIEGATSDQWTDWHWYTTVVGSNCREIIDNVVDMAHFFYIHGSLPTYFKNIFEGHVATQYMNGGSRPDMGGTGSQMLGTTSVASYYGPSFMIDDLTYHYEHGDANTILINCHYPIDANSFVLQYGIIVKKSEVMPDDQAMETAITLGDYVKLGFEQDVEIWRHKARIDNPLLVEEDGPVYQLRRWYQQFYVDVADVQPDMVDRFEFELDTTRPYEAWMKEVEANLAARSAAAGSV; this is encoded by the coding sequence ATGACGTCGCAGACTGAGGCCGACGAAATCCGGTTGATAGAAGCGCAGGCGGCGCCGACGCGGTTCGCCCGCGGCTGGCACTGCCTGGGACTGATCCGGGACTTCGCCGACGGCAAACCTCACGCGATCAACGCCTTCGGACAGAAGCTCGTCGTGTTCCGCAGCGGTGACGGCAACATCAACGTGCTCGACAGCTATTGCCGGCACATGGGCGGCGACCTGTCCCAGGGCGAGGTGAAGGGCGACGAGATCGCCTGCCCGTTCCACGACTGGCGCTGGGGCGGCGACGGCCGCTGCAAGCAGGTGCCCTACAGCCGTCGCACCCCCAAACTGGCCCGCACACAAGCCTGGACGACGCTGCAGCAGGACGGCATGCTGTTCGTCTGGAACGACCCCGAGCGCAAACCGCCGCCACCGGACGTGACGATCCCGCGCATCGAGGGCGCCACCAGCGACCAGTGGACAGACTGGCATTGGTACACCACGGTCGTGGGAAGCAACTGCCGCGAAATCATCGACAACGTCGTGGATATGGCGCACTTCTTCTATATTCACGGCTCGTTGCCCACGTACTTCAAGAACATCTTCGAGGGGCACGTCGCCACGCAGTACATGAACGGCGGCAGCCGGCCGGACATGGGTGGCACCGGATCGCAGATGCTGGGGACGACGTCGGTGGCGTCCTACTACGGTCCCTCGTTCATGATCGATGACCTGACGTATCACTACGAGCATGGCGACGCCAACACGATCCTCATCAATTGCCACTATCCGATCGACGCGAATTCCTTTGTGCTGCAATACGGCATCATCGTGAAAAAGTCGGAGGTGATGCCCGACGACCAGGCGATGGAAACCGCGATCACCCTCGGCGACTACGTCAAGCTCGGTTTCGAGCAGGACGTCGAGATCTGGCGGCATAAAGCGCGCATCGACAACCCGCTCCTGGTCGAGGAGGACGGGCCGGTGTATCAGCTGCGCCGCTGGTATCAGCAGTTCTACGTCGACGTCGCCGACGTGCAACCGGACATGGTGGATCGCTTCGAGTTCGAACTCGACACGACCCGGCCCTACGAGGCGTGGATGAAAGAGGTCGAGGCGAACCTGGCGGCGCGGTCCGCCGCGGCCGGCTCGGTGTGA
- a CDS encoding 3-ketosteroid-delta-1-dehydrogenase — MTTRSTTIPAGLPVADTAVDLLVVGSGTGMAAALAAHESGLSALIVEKSSYVGGSTARSGGALWLPASPVLAEAGAGDSAESAGAYLDSVVAGSAPAQRSAGFLAHVSATVDMLRRMTPLRLFWARDYSDYHPEAPGGSAAGRTCECRPFDTSLLGAYRTRLEPGLMEVSVPMPTTGADYRWMNLVARMPRKGIPTYGKRLAQGVAGRVVGRRYAAGGQGLAAGLFTGVLRAGIPVWTDTALVRLVRDGERVTGAVVDHGGREVTITARRGVVLATGGFDHSMDMRWKFQSESLGADLSLGAAANTGDGIRAGQELGAGIDLMDQAWWFPAIAPLPGKAPAVMLAERSLPGCLIVDQHGRRFANEATDYMSFGQRVLELERSGSPVEAMWIIFDQQYRNSYVFGAELFPRMRVPQAWYDAGIAARADNLTDLGARIGVPVSAFFETMTRFNHNAAAGEDPDFGRGRSAYDRYYGDPTVKPNPNLRPLVNGPFYAVKVVLSDLGTCGGLRTDERARVLREDGGVIAGLYAIGNTAANAFGTTYPGAGATIAQGLVYGYIAAQDAAIASAAQPGEAGRRHRT; from the coding sequence GTGACGACGCGCAGCACGACGATCCCTGCCGGGCTTCCCGTGGCCGACACCGCCGTGGATCTGCTCGTCGTCGGCTCCGGCACCGGCATGGCGGCGGCGTTGGCCGCCCACGAATCCGGATTGTCGGCGTTGATCGTGGAGAAATCGTCGTACGTGGGCGGCTCGACCGCCCGGTCCGGCGGCGCGCTGTGGCTGCCGGCCAGCCCGGTGCTGGCCGAGGCCGGCGCCGGCGACAGCGCCGAAAGCGCCGGCGCCTACCTGGACTCGGTGGTCGCCGGGTCGGCGCCCGCGCAGCGGTCGGCCGGGTTCCTGGCGCACGTGTCAGCGACGGTGGACATGCTGCGCCGCATGACGCCGCTGCGGCTGTTCTGGGCCCGCGACTATTCCGACTACCACCCCGAGGCGCCCGGTGGCAGCGCGGCCGGGCGCACCTGCGAATGCCGTCCGTTCGACACCTCGCTGCTCGGCGCGTACCGCACCCGGCTGGAGCCCGGCCTGATGGAGGTCAGTGTTCCGATGCCGACGACGGGCGCCGACTACCGCTGGATGAATCTGGTCGCCCGGATGCCGCGTAAGGGCATTCCCACGTACGGCAAGCGATTGGCGCAGGGCGTGGCGGGCCGCGTGGTGGGCCGGCGCTACGCGGCGGGCGGTCAGGGCCTGGCGGCCGGGCTGTTCACCGGTGTGCTGCGGGCCGGGATCCCCGTGTGGACCGACACCGCGCTCGTGCGGCTCGTCCGCGACGGCGAGCGCGTGACGGGCGCCGTCGTCGATCACGGCGGCCGCGAGGTGACGATTACCGCCCGGCGCGGCGTCGTGCTGGCGACCGGCGGTTTCGACCACAGCATGGACATGCGGTGGAAATTCCAATCGGAGTCGTTGGGCGCCGATCTCAGCCTCGGTGCCGCGGCCAACACCGGCGACGGCATCCGGGCGGGCCAGGAACTCGGCGCCGGCATCGACCTGATGGATCAGGCGTGGTGGTTCCCCGCCATCGCGCCGTTGCCCGGCAAGGCGCCCGCGGTGATGCTGGCCGAGCGGTCGCTTCCGGGCTGCCTCATCGTGGACCAGCACGGGCGCCGGTTCGCCAACGAAGCGACCGACTACATGTCGTTCGGGCAGCGGGTGCTCGAGCTGGAGCGATCCGGCAGCCCGGTCGAGGCGATGTGGATCATCTTCGACCAGCAGTACCGCAACAGTTATGTCTTTGGCGCCGAACTGTTCCCGCGCATGCGCGTCCCGCAGGCCTGGTATGACGCCGGCATTGCGGCCCGCGCCGATAATCTCACCGATCTGGGCGCGCGGATCGGTGTACCGGTGTCGGCGTTCTTCGAGACGATGACGCGGTTCAACCACAACGCCGCCGCAGGCGAGGATCCCGACTTCGGCCGCGGCCGCAGCGCGTACGACCGTTATTACGGCGACCCGACGGTCAAGCCGAACCCGAATCTGCGTCCGTTGGTCAACGGCCCCTTCTACGCCGTGAAGGTGGTGCTGTCCGATCTGGGCACCTGCGGTGGGCTCAGGACCGACGAGCGGGCGCGGGTGCTGCGTGAGGACGGCGGGGTGATCGCCGGGTTGTACGCGATCGGCAACACCGCCGCGAACGCGTTCGGCACGACGTATCCGGGTGCGGGCGCGACGATTGCGCAGGGTCTGGTGTACGGCTACATCGCGGCTCAGGACGCGGCGATCGCGAGCGCGGCGCAGCCGGGCGAAGCGGGTCGCCGCCATCGGACCTAG
- a CDS encoding HNH endonuclease signature motif containing protein: MGSGGVIDRDAISAAFDALDAAIEGVAGLSFDALVPRECLALLERCEKTRRRLPVAEHALINHLARQASIQELGAKLDQAIADRLRISHTEAARRVKDAADLGPRHGLTGEPLPPVLAATAAAQARGELGAAHVAVIRRFFRRLPGWIDPATRERVEADLAGHAAYHRPDELDGLAHVLEDCLNPDGLFTDEDRARSRGVTLGRQQADGMSELRGLITPELRATLEAVEAKLGAPGMCNPLDDIPCVEGTPSQAAIDRDTRSAAQRGHDALLAGLRGLLASGELGQHNGLPASIIVTTTLAELEAAAGRGLTGGGTILPMSEVIRLGRHAHHYLAIFDKGKALALYHTKRLASPGQRIVLYAKDRGCTAPGCTVSGYYCEVHHTTDYSTCHSTDINQLTFACGPHHRMLDPGGWSTRKNFRGDTEWKPPPHLERGQPRTNTYHHPEKLLHHEHDDDEEADNPGAA, encoded by the coding sequence ATGGGTTCGGGCGGCGTCATCGATCGGGACGCGATTAGCGCGGCCTTCGACGCGCTCGATGCCGCGATCGAGGGCGTGGCGGGGCTGAGTTTTGATGCGCTGGTTCCTCGGGAGTGCCTGGCGCTGTTGGAGCGCTGCGAAAAGACGCGCCGCCGGCTGCCGGTGGCTGAGCATGCGTTGATCAATCACCTGGCCCGCCAAGCCAGCATCCAAGAACTCGGCGCCAAACTCGACCAGGCGATCGCCGACCGGCTGCGGATCAGCCACACCGAGGCCGCCCGGCGGGTCAAAGACGCCGCCGATCTGGGCCCGCGCCACGGCCTGACCGGTGAACCCTTGCCCCCGGTGTTGGCCGCCACCGCCGCCGCCCAGGCCCGCGGTGAACTCGGCGCCGCCCATGTGGCGGTGATCCGCCGATTCTTTCGCCGCCTGCCCGGCTGGATCGACCCAGCCACCCGCGAGCGCGTCGAGGCCGACCTGGCCGGCCACGCCGCCTATCACCGGCCCGACGAACTCGACGGCCTGGCCCACGTCCTGGAAGATTGCCTCAATCCCGACGGCCTCTTCACCGACGAGGACCGCGCCCGCAGCCGCGGGGTGACCCTGGGCCGCCAACAGGCCGACGGCATGTCGGAGTTGCGGGGCCTGATTACCCCCGAACTACGCGCCACGCTGGAAGCCGTGGAAGCCAAACTCGGTGCCCCGGGCATGTGCAACCCGCTCGACGACATTCCGTGCGTGGAGGGGACGCCCAGCCAGGCCGCCATCGATCGTGATACCCGCTCGGCTGCTCAGCGCGGCCACGACGCCCTGCTGGCCGGGCTGCGTGGGCTGTTGGCCTCCGGGGAGTTGGGTCAGCACAACGGGTTACCGGCCTCCATCATCGTCACCACTACCCTGGCCGAGTTGGAGGCCGCGGCCGGGCGCGGCCTGACCGGCGGGGGCACGATTTTGCCGATGAGTGAGGTGATCCGCCTGGGCCGCCACGCGCATCACTACTTGGCGATTTTCGATAAGGGCAAGGCCCTGGCGTTGTATCACACCAAGCGGCTGGCTTCCCCGGGGCAGCGAATCGTGTTGTACGCCAAGGACCGTGGTTGCACCGCCCCGGGCTGCACCGTGTCGGGTTACTACTGCGAAGTCCACCACACCACCGACTACAGCACCTGCCACAGCACCGACATCAACCAGCTCACCTTCGCCTGCGGCCCGCATCACCGCATGCTCGACCCCGGCGGCTGGAGCACCCGCAAAAACTTCCGCGGCGACACCGAATGGAAACCCCCACCCCACCTCGAGCGCGGCCAACCCCGCACCAACACCTACCACCACCCCGAAAAACTCCTCCACCACGAACACGACGACGACGAAGAAGCCGACAATCCCGGCGCCGCATAA
- a CDS encoding PadR family transcriptional regulator, with amino-acid sequence MDSETDPASKKPTNAALAATSRALLCMMSYEEEISGYDLKKWIDWSVDLYYWSPSYSQIYTELKKLEGLGLVTSRVERDEGTRTRRLYKITEAGMAAAIEWVNDAPVDPPVLKHSVLLRVTFGHLTNPARLKELLQEHVAFADARHRKAVEDADGAEGEPAWAYSVIALRWAAKYYAAEREFALELMKDIDEADAVLKKAEKGGFGKPRPTPGYWREIEKQVQAKRGAD; translated from the coding sequence GTGGACTCCGAAACGGACCCTGCCAGCAAAAAGCCGACGAACGCGGCATTGGCCGCGACCAGTCGCGCGTTGCTGTGCATGATGTCCTACGAGGAGGAGATCTCCGGCTACGACCTCAAGAAGTGGATCGACTGGAGCGTCGATCTGTACTACTGGAGCCCGTCCTACAGCCAGATCTATACGGAGCTGAAGAAGCTGGAGGGCTTGGGACTGGTCACGTCGCGCGTCGAGCGGGACGAGGGCACCCGCACCCGCCGGCTCTACAAGATCACCGAAGCCGGCATGGCGGCCGCAATCGAGTGGGTCAACGACGCGCCGGTGGACCCGCCGGTGCTCAAACACAGTGTGCTGCTTCGGGTTACGTTCGGTCACCTCACCAATCCGGCTCGGCTCAAGGAACTGCTGCAAGAACACGTGGCGTTCGCCGATGCCCGCCACCGCAAGGCGGTGGAGGATGCCGACGGCGCCGAGGGCGAACCCGCATGGGCGTATTCGGTGATCGCCTTGCGCTGGGCGGCGAAGTACTACGCCGCCGAGCGTGAGTTCGCGCTCGAGCTCATGAAGGACATCGACGAGGCCGACGCCGTCCTGAAGAAGGCCGAGAAGGGCGGGTTCGGCAAGCCGCGCCCCACGCCGGGGTATTGGCGGGAAATCGAGAAGCAGGTCCAGGCGAAGCGCGGCGCCGACTAG
- a CDS encoding TIGR03619 family F420-dependent LLM class oxidoreductase: MKFSFPVPHMLRLKAISQPWEATVTGPEQRRMMRCADQWGYDMIAVPEHLVIPTDHVELSGPHYLHSTVAQAFIAGATERVAVNSCITILPLQHPIVLAKALATADWMSGGRMMVTFGVGWLAREFELVGVPFAERGRIADEYLAAIVELWTSDAPTFEGRYVSFADIAFEPKPVQKPHLPIWIGGDADAALRRAATFGSGWWPFLTKPEQIAEKLDYIKSQPSYDGRPFEVMHGLGTNRVGEGHVARRDASDRPGMSAAQIVDRLGWLADQGVTMTAVPVPAVGGVDEYLDYAQWVIEEIKPQLT, encoded by the coding sequence GTGAAATTCTCCTTCCCCGTTCCGCACATGCTGCGCCTCAAGGCGATTTCGCAACCATGGGAAGCGACCGTCACGGGCCCCGAACAGCGGCGCATGATGCGGTGCGCCGACCAGTGGGGCTACGACATGATCGCGGTGCCCGAACATCTCGTCATCCCAACCGACCACGTCGAGTTGTCCGGGCCGCACTACCTGCATTCGACGGTGGCCCAGGCCTTCATCGCCGGCGCCACCGAACGGGTCGCCGTCAATTCCTGCATCACCATCCTGCCGCTGCAGCATCCGATCGTGCTGGCCAAAGCGCTTGCCACCGCCGACTGGATGAGTGGCGGCCGGATGATGGTCACGTTCGGCGTCGGATGGCTGGCACGGGAGTTCGAGCTCGTGGGCGTGCCGTTCGCGGAACGCGGGCGGATCGCCGACGAGTACCTGGCGGCCATCGTCGAACTGTGGACCAGTGACGCGCCGACATTCGAAGGACGCTACGTGTCGTTCGCCGACATCGCCTTCGAGCCGAAACCCGTTCAAAAACCCCATCTCCCGATCTGGATCGGCGGCGACGCCGATGCCGCGTTGCGCAGGGCCGCCACCTTTGGTTCGGGCTGGTGGCCGTTCCTAACCAAACCCGAGCAGATCGCCGAAAAGCTGGACTACATCAAGTCCCAACCTTCCTATGACGGGCGGCCTTTCGAGGTGATGCACGGGCTGGGCACCAACCGGGTCGGCGAAGGACACGTCGCGCGCCGCGACGCAAGCGATCGGCCGGGCATGAGCGCGGCGCAGATCGTCGACCGGTTGGGCTGGCTCGCCGACCAGGGCGTGACGATGACCGCGGTGCCCGTTCCGGCCGTCGGTGGCGTGGACGAGTACCTCGACTACGCGCAGTGGGTCATCGAAGAGATCAAGCCGCAGCTCACCTGA
- a CDS encoding FAD-dependent oxidoreductase, which yields MNRKRVVVAGLGDAGVLAAIRLSRHADVVGISAKPALVSGQELGVRLSRPHDWARDYWIPFDRFRRLDRVRTVQATLTGVDLGARIVFGRGQDGATIAEPYDALVISTGVSNGFWRQPALQSAAEIGAGLRAAHDRLAAAESVIVVGGGAAAVSSALNMATTWPDKRIDLYFPGESALQEYHPRTWRRIRARLSELGVGVHPGHRAVIGEGFAGDELTDEPVRWSTGQPPADADAVLWAVGRVRPNTGWLPPELLDERGFVRVTPDLRVPGQRGVFALGDVAATDPLRSSARNRGDALVARNVLAEFAGRPLRTYRAPTRRWGSLVGIQPNGLEVFLPSGHAFRFPSWSVERVVMPWIVRWGMYRGVRQNNPLG from the coding sequence ATGAACCGAAAGCGCGTCGTCGTCGCGGGACTCGGGGACGCGGGCGTCCTCGCGGCGATCCGGCTGTCGCGGCACGCCGACGTCGTCGGGATCTCGGCCAAACCCGCGCTGGTCAGCGGCCAGGAACTCGGCGTTCGGCTGTCCCGCCCGCACGATTGGGCCCGCGATTACTGGATCCCGTTCGACCGGTTCCGCCGCCTGGATCGCGTCCGCACGGTGCAGGCGACGCTGACCGGGGTGGACCTGGGCGCCCGCATCGTCTTCGGCCGGGGCCAAGACGGCGCGACGATCGCCGAACCCTACGACGCGCTGGTCATCTCGACCGGCGTCAGCAACGGGTTCTGGCGCCAGCCGGCGTTGCAGTCCGCAGCCGAGATCGGCGCGGGGCTGCGCGCCGCGCACGACCGGCTGGCCGCCGCCGAGTCGGTGATCGTGGTGGGCGGCGGCGCGGCGGCCGTCAGCAGCGCCCTCAACATGGCGACCACCTGGCCGGATAAGCGAATCGACCTGTACTTCCCCGGCGAGTCCGCGCTTCAGGAGTATCACCCGCGGACTTGGCGGCGGATCCGCGCCCGGCTGAGCGAGCTGGGCGTCGGCGTGCACCCCGGCCACCGCGCGGTGATCGGCGAAGGCTTCGCGGGCGACGAACTCACCGACGAGCCGGTGCGCTGGAGCACCGGACAACCCCCGGCGGACGCCGACGCCGTGCTGTGGGCGGTCGGGCGGGTGCGGCCCAACACCGGTTGGCTGCCACCGGAATTGCTCGACGAGCGCGGGTTTGTGCGCGTCACGCCGGACCTGCGGGTGCCCGGTCAGCGGGGCGTCTTCGCGCTCGGCGACGTCGCGGCCACCGACCCCCTGCGCAGCTCCGCCCGCAATCGCGGCGACGCCCTGGTGGCGCGAAACGTCCTCGCCGAGTTCGCGGGCCGCCCGCTGCGCACCTATCGCGCGCCGACGCGGCGCTGGGGTTCACTGGTCGGCATCCAGCCCAACGGCCTGGAGGTGTTCCTGCCCTCCGGGCACGCCTTCCGCTTCCCGTCCTGGTCGGTCGAACGCGTGGTGATGCCGTGGATCGTGCGCTGGGGCATGTATCGCGGAGTGCGCCAGAACAACCCACTCGGATGA
- a CDS encoding APC family permease — MSAPSGGGELRRSLGVFDAVVIGLGSMIGAGIFAALGPAARAAGSGLLLGLALAALVAYCNATSSARLAARYPASGGTYVYGQQRLGEFWGYLAGWGFVVGKTASCAAMALTVGAYVWPAQAHAVAVAVVVALTAVNYAGVQKSAWLTRIIVALVLAVLAAVIVAALGSGRPGFDPFRLQGATAGGVVQAAGLLFFAFAGYARIATLGEEVRDPARTIPRAIPLALSIALAVYALVAIAALSVLGPARLARSAAPLVETAGAAGAGPLVPLVQAGAAVAAVGSLLALILGVSRTTLAMARDRHLPHPLAAVHPRTRVPHRAELLIGVVVAVLAATTDLRDAIGFSSFAVLIYYAVANASAFTLGRDEGRPPRVVPVIGLLGCVVLAFAMPRWSVLSGVAVLGVGVAAYAIRRLISRMMLRRGANRGNTIPRRCDGED, encoded by the coding sequence ATGAGCGCGCCATCCGGCGGCGGCGAGCTTCGCCGAAGCCTGGGAGTCTTCGACGCGGTGGTGATCGGGCTGGGCTCGATGATCGGCGCCGGGATTTTCGCCGCGCTGGGTCCCGCGGCGCGCGCCGCCGGTTCGGGACTGTTGCTGGGCCTGGCGCTCGCGGCGTTGGTGGCCTACTGCAACGCCACGTCCTCCGCGCGGCTGGCCGCGCGCTATCCCGCCTCGGGCGGCACCTACGTCTACGGCCAACAGCGGCTGGGCGAGTTCTGGGGCTACCTGGCGGGGTGGGGCTTCGTCGTCGGCAAGACCGCCTCGTGCGCGGCGATGGCCCTGACCGTCGGCGCCTACGTCTGGCCCGCGCAGGCGCACGCGGTGGCCGTGGCGGTGGTGGTCGCGCTGACCGCGGTGAACTATGCGGGAGTGCAGAAGTCGGCCTGGCTGACCCGCATCATCGTCGCGCTGGTGCTGGCCGTGCTGGCCGCGGTGATCGTCGCCGCGCTCGGATCGGGACGGCCCGGCTTCGATCCGTTCCGCCTGCAGGGCGCGACCGCCGGCGGTGTGGTGCAGGCCGCCGGACTGTTGTTTTTCGCCTTCGCCGGATACGCGCGCATCGCGACCCTGGGCGAGGAGGTGCGCGACCCGGCCCGCACCATTCCGCGGGCGATACCGCTGGCACTGAGCATCGCCCTGGCCGTCTATGCCCTGGTGGCGATCGCGGCCCTGTCCGTGCTGGGGCCGGCCCGGCTGGCCCGGAGCGCCGCGCCGCTGGTCGAAACGGCCGGCGCGGCGGGCGCGGGCCCGCTGGTTCCCCTGGTTCAGGCGGGCGCGGCGGTCGCGGCGGTGGGCTCGCTGCTGGCATTGATTCTCGGCGTCTCGCGCACCACCTTGGCCATGGCGCGCGACCGCCATCTGCCCCACCCGCTGGCCGCCGTGCACCCGCGAACCCGGGTGCCCCACCGCGCCGAACTGCTGATCGGCGTCGTGGTCGCGGTCCTGGCCGCCACCACCGACCTGCGCGACGCCATCGGGTTTTCCTCGTTCGCCGTGCTGATCTACTACGCGGTCGCCAATGCCTCGGCGTTCACCCTCGGGCGCGACGAGGGCCGACCGCCCCGGGTCGTCCCGGTGATCGGATTGCTCGGATGCGTGGTGCTGGCTTTCGCGATGCCGCGGTGGTCGGTGCTGTCCGGGGTGGCGGTGCTGGGCGTCGGCGTCGCCGCCTACGCGATCCGGCGACTCATCTCCCGAATGATGTTGCGTCGCGGCGCAAATCGCGGGAACACGATTCCCCGGCGCTGCGACGGGGAAGACTGA
- a CDS encoding flavin reductase family protein: protein MADPETEAFDKLVAVLNYPMFVVTTQANGTPAGCLVGFASQASIHPPRFLVGLSQRNHTFRTARDATHLAVHVFDHDHLDVVELFGGQTSDKIDKFARCSWHSGPDGMPILDDSAAWFVGEILERFPLGDHVGHLLAPVGGSPPRELESWVSFGDVRQLEPGHEA, encoded by the coding sequence ATGGCCGACCCCGAAACCGAAGCATTCGACAAGCTGGTGGCGGTGCTGAACTATCCGATGTTCGTCGTCACCACGCAGGCCAACGGCACCCCGGCCGGCTGCCTGGTGGGTTTCGCCAGCCAGGCCAGCATTCACCCGCCCCGATTCCTGGTCGGCCTGTCGCAGCGCAACCACACGTTCCGCACGGCCCGCGACGCCACCCACCTGGCGGTGCACGTGTTCGACCACGACCACCTCGACGTCGTGGAGCTCTTCGGCGGTCAGACCAGCGACAAGATCGACAAGTTCGCCCGCTGTTCCTGGCATTCCGGCCCCGACGGGATGCCCATCCTCGACGACTCGGCCGCCTGGTTCGTCGGCGAGATCCTGGAGCGCTTCCCGCTGGGCGACCACGTCGGGCACCTGCTGGCCCCGGTCGGCGGCAGCCCGCCACGGGAGCTGGAAAGCTGGGTGTCGTTCGGCGACGTCCGCCAGCTCGAACCCGGTCACGAGGCGTGA